The Vitis vinifera cultivar Pinot Noir 40024 chromosome 8, ASM3070453v1 genome segment GTCCCATGGGTCCATATGGAAATAGTTCACTTTGAGAAGGTCCAATATATACAtacagagaaagagagagagagagagagagagatttatcatatttaaattatttccaTACCCCATGGGGTGGAAATTGGCATGCGTGATCCAAAAGATGCGTGGGCTTGGTGACTGGACGTCAGAGTCCAATCCAAAACTTGTCTGCGGACACACAGAAACGAAAGCTTGATAGACATCAATCTTTTTCCTCTCaaccaaattttcatttttctaacaTCTTTTTGACCATCCTAGTGTCAATTGTAGCTTCTCCTTCACGACTAACAGATAAGAGGACGAGTAATTTGGAGCATGTGAGTAGCTGAGGTGATGCTCCAGCACCGACCTTAAAGTTGTTTTGGCCCTTGCTTGACTACTAGTATAAACTAGGGCCAACAGCATTTGAATTATGAAAACatggtaattttttaaaatagacaTTTCCCCACTCATGtctaaaagaattaaagaaatgcCATGTTCGAATTTCTATGTCTGTACTTACCTAATATTTGCTGAGGAGATGCTTGACAGAAAATACAAAAAGCTACACTtctattgaataaaaaataccCAACATCGAAAGAAAGTCATGGTAGTACAAAAGGAGGAACAGGGTCTCCATTGCCATACTGATATTTCTTTTTGACAAAGGAGACCACAATGGTAGTACTGGTACCACAAAAGAGAGAAAACAAGCACACATGTCATACAGTTTTTTTCTTACCCGCACGACTATTTATTGATGAGGCAGAGATGACAAGGCGCAAAgcaaagcaaaaaaaatcaatgagaAGTGGGTTGTAAAGATgtgcttcttttgttttttacttctcaTCCTGTTTCAAAAGCTTCACTCCCCAACAAAACATCTAATCGCATTAGGAAGCAATTCCCAATAAAGATTTGAAATAACTCCACATTATCCCCAAGCAGACCTCACATACTGATACTACACCATTTGATTAGGCCTTTACTTCTCACTCCCCACATTTTCAATCCCCCAAAGAATGAGGGCTACTCACGAGGGACAAGCCTACTTTAAACCTTGATATCTTCTAGGTCTAATTGTCATTTACTAATAATACAAATGCAGATCACAGGTAGCATCATGGCCACTTTCTATCTCAACCGCTGAAATAGTCTCCTCTGGGAAAAAACGTTACTGATTTGTATACTTAATGTGGAAGAAAAGCCCCCATGAGAGAGATGCAAGCTTTATTGATTTGTGGTGTATGATAAACGTTATTTCATGTCGACACATCCTAATAGTAATTGAAAGGCCAGATTCAAAGTTTAAACAGTTGGTTCAGCTTCTAGGTCAACATCATAATGTTAATCAAAATTAACAATACATACAGGGTTGGCGACTGGTTAATAATGACACTACCACAAAATTCCTACTGTGGGGCTTGGATTATTGTCGTGTGAATTCAACATGAACGGACGGAAATCCCAGtgtcatttcaactccaaatgaAGTGACTGAAAGGACCCATGCAATTATGCATGATGATTTCATTAATGACGTTTGCATCTTGTAAAAAGGTTGACCAATACTTCCGGAGTTACATccatagtttgaaaatttttccaacGTCAGATAAATGAACTGAACCTACCTGAGTTTTAGTCATTTATCTTGAGTCAGACCATCTCaacaatgttaaaagaaaagaaacgaaATTGATGTGTGTTTATGAAAGGCAGTGCAGTCTATTCAGCATACGTTTCTGGGTTTCTCAGTCTTCCATAGTCTATGCAGAAATAATGGTGGACGTTGTACTAACACTACCTTTTATATTGTCTTGTTTTGATCCCAAGTCAATAGGAACAGAAACTATGGTGCTTTCTTCCTTCGCCTGTCGCTGGACTAAGCACCCGCCATTTGACTAAGCATACTTCTAAATGTATTGATGGCAACAGGTAATGGTAAAGAGTAAAAATTCAGTCCAGGATTCATGCAAATCCTCTTCTCTAAATCAATAGATTAACCAATTATAAACGATTTAAAATTCAACACTACTATCAGACAACTTACCAatacaaaggaagaaaaagggaaTCTCTACCTAAATGCACCAAAACATGGACATGTTAGATATCATGACTACATGTCCAAACAATTTTAATTGGATTTGATAGATTTTAGATTTTTACTTAATCTCTCACTTTTCTCAACGGACATACTGACATCTTGAGATCTTAGCACAAGGGCATGATGTTCATGATCCGATATTGATATAATGAATAAATGGAGGAAGCACAAAGGCTGTGAGAAGGGAAGATGAAGACTATCCTGAAAAGCatttaaaaacagaaaaggTATGGGAAAAAGCATTTACAGAATGCGAAAAAGGAGTCAGAGAACTCGTGTAAAGCATGTAACAGTTGGGATAGGGGTGGAAAACAGCTGTCAGCGATGGCAGTCCAGAGGTTTACTTGCTGACCTTGGGTAAATCCCTTCAGGAGCCTCAGAGATATAGAGGGAGAGAAAAAGCGTGAGGGCTCTCTCTTGCTTGCTCTTTTTTCTGTATGGAGCTTCTCTGTTTGATTGGTTTTGAAGTTGATGAGGACAGCCATGAAAGTGACTTGAGATATATACTgtggaatatatatatagtacccTTGTCACATGAGGATATGCGAGAAAGGCAAAGAGGGTAGGAGTGGGCAGTGGGTGGGGTCCATGTGCAGTGTTGTAGGTCGTAACTGCATTGTTTTGGGGGTTTTCATTGTGGGAGTGACTGATCGCAGCAGCCTTATACTGCTATTTATACGAGCCATTTGCACCACCTTCCCCATACCCTGAGGCCTGAACCCCTCCCCTCTTTCACACGCAAAATGAAGCAAAATTCCTGGGTGTTTATTATCTtcactctctttctttttcttctctactCCTACTCAGGATCTGCGCGTCTCCTTGCAACAAAACAAGGTACTAACCCCAGGTTTCTTTTCTGATCATCCTGCCTTTTCCCCCTTCCCTGTCATCCATTTTGACGAATCTTTAATGATTTTACGGGATTTACAGATGAGCAGGTGGTGATGGGTGAGTGGATGACTCATGCAGGTACATCAAAAGGGGAGGATGTGCTGAATGTGAGAATATTTTGCTCAGAATTGTGCTCTTCTTTCTTATTATtgaacatatattttttttcttttgtatctttTTCTGATTGTTGTTCCTCCGCTACTTTTTTCTCATTTGGGTGCTTTTCTATCTTTTGAGCAGCTGATGGGGTTGGAAAAATGTCATGAGAATGATGAAGAATGTCTGAAGAGAAGGATGGTGGCAGAGGCTCACTTGGATTACATTTATACCCAACATCATAAGCCTTAAGATTTCTGTACAGAGGACACGAACTTCAGTTCCACGGCTTCTTTGAATTGGAACTTACATATGAAAGTTACTGCTAAATAAATTGGTGTATGTATGaacatatagatatataaaattacaGTAAGATGAGACTTGGAAGTGTTACACTCTGTTGTCCTATTTGATGTTAATATTAATATGTAAGAATTTTCCCCCGCCGGATGGAAACTTATAGCCTCGG includes the following:
- the LOC100853778 gene encoding putative phytosulfokines 6, whose amino-acid sequence is MKQNSWVFIIFTLFLFLLYSYSGSARLLATKQDEQVVMGEWMTHAGTSKGEDVLNLMGLEKCHENDEECLKRRMVAEAHLDYIYTQHHKP